From the Agromyces laixinhei genome, the window GCACGATGCCCATGCCGAACTCGTCGCGGCAGCGGCGAAGCAGGTCGAGGATCTCGGCCTGCACCGTCACGTCGAGCGCGGTGGTCGGCTCGTCGGCGACGATGAGGCCGGGGTCGAGCACGAGCGCCATCGCGATGACGACGCGCTGCTTCTGACCGCCCGAGAACTCGTGCGGGTAGTGATCGATGCGGTGCTCTGGGTCGGGGATGCCGACGCGCCCGAGGATCTCGATCGCCTTCGCCCGCGCTTCCTTCTTCGAGATCTTGCTGTGGGCGCGGAGCCCCTCGATGATCTGCCAGCCGACCGTGAATACCGGGTTCAGCGCCGTCGAAGGCTCCTGGAACACCATCGCGACATCCGTGCCCCTGACGGCGCGAAGCTGCTTCTTCGAAAGCGCAACGACGTCGTGCTCTGCCGTGCCCGCCTTGTTCGACAGGATGACGGCACCGCTCGTGGTCGCCGTCTCGGGCAGCAGTCCGAGGATCGTCTTCGCCGTGACCGTCTTGCCGCTGCCGGACTCGCCGACGATCGCGAGCACCTCGCCGCGATCGACCGTCAGCGAAACGCCGTCGACGGCCTTCACCGCACCCGCGTCGGTGGAGAATGAGACGCCGAGCGCCTCGATGTTGACGACCGTGCTCATGGCCGTACCTCGATTCCGTGCTCGTCGAATGATTCGCCGCCTTCGAGACCGTCGAGTCCCCCGGGGCCGGCCGTCAGCGTTCCGCCGGGAACGACGGATGTCTCGGCGACGTCGCCCGATGCCTGCGCCACCCGACGACGACCGCGCAGTCGCGGGTCGGCGAGGTCGTTCAGGCTCTCACCGACGAGCGTGACGCCGAGCACCACGAGCACGATCGCGAGGCCCGGATAGAGGGCCGTCCACCAGATGCCGCTCGAGACGTCTGACAGCGAATTGTTGAGGTCGTACCCCCAGTCGGCCGCCGAGGTCGGCTCGATGCCGAAGCCGATGAAGCCGAGGCCCGCGAGCGTCAGGATCGCCTCCGACGCGTTCAGCGTGAAGATGAGCGGGAGGGTTCGGGTCGCGTTCCGCAAGACGTGGCGGAACATGACGCGGCCGTTGGAGGCGCCGAGCACCTTCGCCGACTCGACGAAGGCCTCGGCCTTGATGCGGACGGTCTCGGCGCGGATCACCCGGAAGTACTGCGGGATGAAGACCACGGTGATGGCGATCGCCGCCGCGAACACGCCGCCCCAGAGGCTCGACTGG encodes:
- a CDS encoding ABC transporter permease → MSTDTVTSAPKRRLRDRLPVVHQLRQSVGLQRGMLVAGLLLTGLFVLIAILAPFIAPYGFAQLRGADGPFGAQQPPSAEHLFGTTVGGYDVLSRVIWGSQTAILVIIIAVVLSIFAGVLLGLVSGYFGGALDRLLVVLSDAIYAFPSLLLAIVMAIVISGGQSSLWGGVFAAAIAITVVFIPQYFRVIRAETVRIKAEAFVESAKVLGASNGRVMFRHVLRNATRTLPLIFTLNASEAILTLAGLGFIGFGIEPTSAADWGYDLNNSLSDVSSGIWWTALYPGLAIVLVVLGVTLVGESLNDLADPRLRGRRRVAQASGDVAETSVVPGGTLTAGPGGLDGLEGGESFDEHGIEVRP